ATGTTCAAACAGCTAGAGCAGATAAAGAAAGAGAAATAAATGAAGCTTATTCATATAAAAATGATCTCTTGCCACGAACTCGTGGTGAAGCAACAAAAATAGTACAAGGCGCTATAGCTTACAAAAGCGAAGTAACCGCTAAAGCGCAAGGTGAATCTAGTCGTTATAAAGCAGTTTATGATCAATATAAAAATGCTAAGTCAACTTTAAAAAAACGCTTATATATTGAAACGATGGAATCAATTTTAGGTGATATGGATAAAATTATTATTGATCAAAATGCAAAAAATTTAGTTCCTTACTTACCACTTGATAAAATATCAAAATCTAAACAGGATTAGAAATTATGAATAACTATATGATGAAAATTTTTGCTGTAGTTCTAGGATTATTTATAATTATTAATTCACTCTTCATTGTTGATGAAAGAAAGCAAGCTCTTATTTTTCAATTTGGTGAAGTTGTACGGACCGAAAGAGAGGCAGGGTTACATATTAAAGTGCCATTTATCCAAAGAGTAGCTTATTCTGATAAAATGATTCTAGATGTAGCAGCTGCTGAAAGAGAAGTTCTAGCAAAGGATCAAAAAAGAATTATTGTTAACGCGTATGCTAAATATAAAATTATTGACCCTCTTAAATATTATCAATCAGTGCGTAACATTTCTGAAGCAAGAACTAGATTAATTAGCGATTTAGAATCTTCTATGCGTCAGGTAATTGGTGAGGTTCCATTATCAGCTCTTCTAACTAATGAAAGAGCTTTAATGATGAAACGTATCAGTAGTATTGTTAATGAAAAAGCATTGAAAGCTGGTATTAAAATTGTTGATGTAAGAATTTCACGCGCTGATTTACCAAAAGAAAACAGTAATGCGATTTATAGCCGCATGCAGGCTGATAGAGAAAAAGAAGCAAAAGAGTTTAGAGCACAAGGTTTTGAAGATGCTCAACGGATTAAATCTGAAGCTGATAAGGAAAGTCGTGAAATCCTTGCTGAGGCAAAAATGACGGCTGAAATTACTCGTGGTGAAGGTGATAAGGAAGCAAATAAAATAATCGCTTCGATCGTTGAATCTGATCCTGAATTTTATGGATTTTATAGAACTCTTCAGGCTTACAAAACAGCTTTAAATAAAAACAATACTAAGTTAGTTATAACACCGGAAAGCGAATTTTTTAAATACATAGTAAATGAAGTAAGGTAAAAAACATGAAAAAGTTTGTTAATTATTTTATTGCACTTATTACAATATTTTACTCTATAGAAATTAATGCATCAATGTTGCCACATGGTGGCTTTAGTGATGTTGTAGAAAAGGTTATGCCAAGCGTAGTTGATATAGTTGCAAAATTTAAAGTTCAAAATAATATTAGCAGGCAAGGCTTTCCAAACGATCCCGGTTTAAATGAGGATTTAATGGAATTATTAGAACGGTTTGGCTTTATGATTCCAGGCATTGACGGTGACCTTGAGGGTGGCGGTGGGCGCCAAATGGCTTCACAAGGGTCAGGTTTTATTATAGATAATGAAGGTTATATTATAACTAATTATCATGTAATCGCTGCTTCTAACAATTCAATGTCTCCAACATCCCCAAGTGAAAATAATATTATAGCTGATGATATTAAAGTTACATTAAATGATTATTCAGAACATAGCGCTGAAGTAGTAGGTTTTGATGTAGTAACAGATTTAGCTCTACTTAAAATTAAAGCTAACAAAAATCTTCCGGTAGCTCCCTTCGGTGATTCAGATAAAGCGATGGTTGGAGATTGGGTAGTTGCAATAGGAAATCCATTTGGATTATTAACTGGCTCAGTTACAGCTGGAATAATTTCTGCGCGTGGTCGTGATATTAAATATGGTAATTTCGACGATTTTATTCAAACAGATGCTGCAGTAAATTTTGGCAACTCAGGAGGCCCTCTTTTTAACACTAATGGTGAAGTTATTGGTGTTAATACTGCTATTTATTCGCCTTCAGGCGGAAATGTCGGTATTGCTTTTGCCACTCCTTCTTCAATAGTTAAAAAAGTTGCTGATCAGATTAAGCAATATGGTAAGGTAAAACGCGGTTGGCTTGGAGTTTATATACAGCCTGTTGATGAAAAAATCGCTCAAGCTTTAAATTATAAAGATAAAATTGGGGTAGTTGTTTCACAATTATTAAAAGAAGGACCGGCTGGAAAAGCAGGAATTGAACCAAATGATATTATCATTTCTTTTAATGGTAAAAAATTAGAAAAGAATTCAGCAAGAACTTTACCTAAATTAATTGCAGAAGCAGAAATAGGGAAAACTTATGAAATGGAAGTTTTTAGAAATGGTAAAGTTAAAATATATAAAGTTAACATTAGCGAAAACCCAGGTTCGGCGAGTAATCTAAGTAAACCAAAATTTAGTAAAGTTTCTGAAGATATGGAAGGTTATTTTGGTATTAAACTTGCTGAACTAGATACCAGAATTAAAAGCCGACTTAAAAGTGAAGTTGAATTCGGTGTTGTTATTGCGAAAATAAAACCTAGATCGCTTGCATTTGTAAACGGTCTAAGACAAAGTGATATTATAGTTCAAATTGATAAGCAAGATATTAAGACTATTGAAGATTTTTATAATATTACTAAAAAAGCTATTTATGATGATAAAAAGAAAAGCTTAATTATGCTTGTTGATAGAAATGGCCAAAAACACTTAGTTGCAGTTGATGTAAAATAGAGCATAAATGAGTATTCATTTTTTAATACGAAAGTATTACTGTTTAATTGGTGATACTAGTCACTTACTCAATCTATTAGGGCGCAAAAAGCATTAGCTTTCCAAAATTATTTATTTAAAGTTTTGATTTATATTAGTTACTTTTGCAAGTGATATATAAATTATTTCTTATATTTTAATATTTGAATTAAAAATTTTATACCAATTAATTTGTTTAAATAAATTGACTATCTTACCTACTTTAGGGAAAAATAATTGATTAAAGAATATCAAGTGTTCTGAGGTTTACGTACTAATTTTAACTTGCACATTACGATTATTTGTAATTCTAGGAAAGATAATATTATAGAAATACTAGAAAGAATACCTTTGAGCATTAATTATAAAATTGTTCCACATAAATAATTTATTTAAACACCACGCCATAAACCGTCATTTTTTATGACTATTAAAGAATTCCATAACATATCTTTTGAAATTTTAAGTTGATTCGATAAATAATATGCAGCAACAGCTACTTTTCTTTCAATCTTCTCTTCAAAATTTACTTCAGTAGCAATATGTTCATGATTAGTTAGCTTCATATTTGTATCCAGAATAAAATAAGCATTTTTATCTTTTAATAAAATATCTTTCATTAATAATATTTCTTCTCCTCCCCCTATAGGAATTTCTTTTTCTCTAACTTTAATATTCCCTAAAATCCCATTATCAATCCATGAAGGTAAAGGATTTAATTTAATTGACTTTATAAATTTTGCATTTAATAAGACACATGTATTATACCAACCTTTTCCAGGCTCAGTACCATCATTACCTAAACCTTTTATTTGCCAACCATGAGCATAAGCACCTACTTTTATCCAGCCATATGCATTTATTAAAGCCTGCATCTCAAGCTCTATTCCTAAGGAAATACTCAAAACAGGAACATTTTTAGGGGTAGCGTTAGCAAGATTATTTATTGCATCGCTAAATAAGTGCATATTGGCATATATAATTTGAAATTTTTTATGTTTAAATAATGATAAAAAATTATTGTCCTTCAAAATAATATCATTTTCATTAGTGCAAATTAAAAATTTTACTGAAAAAAATTTACTATATGTAGTATCTAAAATATTTACATATGGAAGAATTTTATGATGAGCGATTTCCCCCCATCCTCTTAACCAAATATATAGCAATGGTTTTCTCATTTTTAACCTGCTTAATTAATTTTATATTTAAAAGCTAATTATATTATTTACGATGAAATTAAATAAAAATACAGCATGTATCTTTATTTTTTATTTTATGCCTATAAGAATTGTTTAATTTATCTTCTTTAAAAAATTTTTGTATAAATGCAATTTGTTCATCAACATTCTTATCAGTTAAATTTGATGATAAATTTTCATTAATTATAAGATTAACTTTAAGATCATTCGTGACAGTAAATGCATTTGGTTGAAAGATATTTTTAATACTTTGATGTGAATTTAAATTTTCAATAAAGTTTGCTTTTAATATATTATATTCTTTAATTTCTTTTTTATCTACAAATTCACTTTTACGATTCTCAAATTCTTTACATATTGAACAAATAAAATTTATAAAATCTTTTGGATAATTCTTACTAATATATTCAAGAAGACTTTTATTTTTTGAAACATCAATCAAACTATTGTTATCTATTACTTTTACTAATAAGTGCAATCTATCTCTATCTTTTACTATAGATAATATATTTGCAAATCTTGCAATTCCTTTATAAGGCGAATTAAATGTAAAATTAATTCGAGTAGTAATAGGATTATTAGTTAAATGATAATTTTTTATATCTTTTTCAAATCGTGTTATTAACGTATTGAAGATAAAATTAAAACATTCATTATTGTAATTATATCCGTATGAAAGCTTCAAGGTTTCCGCATTAATTATTTTTTGATAGTAAATTTCGGGAGTTAGATAATATTTTCCCTTATTCAATAGTAATATAAAAGTTGAAAAGTTATTATAAGTTACGCATTCCTTTATAGCTTCGCTAAAACTTTCTTCACTCAATCCATGAAAATTTATTATTTCTAAAACCATTTCATTTTGAGCTTTGCAGCACGCAAGTTTTAAAGGAGTGTAATAAACGTATCTTGTATAATCGTCAACTTCAATACCGTCATAAGGGTAATAAATATAATTAGTTTCTTTTTTTAAAAAATCTTTAAGTTTATCAGGGATATAGGTTTTACAATATTCAAAAACTTTTTGAAATAAAAGTAAATTTTTAGTTATAATTATTTTTCTAAACAATCCCCAGTTATTCACTTCTATAACATTTTGAATAAATACTGGATTTTCCATTAATCTAAGAAATGTTTCATTTTGTTCCTCATCTATAAGGTCATAAATTTCATTATATTCTTTAGCAGTCGTCTTTGCGTTTTTATCATGCTCAGAAAGTATCATTTAATTAACCTCCTTAATTTTTTAAGAATGTTTATTTAATTTAAAATTCTTAAAAATGTAAAGCAAGTTAAAAAAAAAGCGGCCTAAAGGATTAAACCCTTAGGCCGCTTAATTATAAAGCTAATAAATATTTTAGCTGGTTAAAGCTTTTTTAGAACTTTCCACTAACTCTTTAAAGCTTTCTGGGCTATGAATAGCAATCTCTGAAAGCATTTTTCTATTAATTTCTATATTTGCAAGAATTAATCCACGAATGAATTGTGAATAAACCATATCATGCATTCTAACTGCAGCATTAATACGTTGAATCCATAAATTTCTGAAAGTACGCTTTTTATTTCTTCTATCACGGTAAGCGTATTGTAAACCTTTTTCAACTGCTTGGTTTGCAACTCTTATACAGCTTTTTTTACGACCGTAGTAACCTTTAGCTTGGCTTAATATTTTTTTTCTACGGATTTTTGGACTTTTAGCAGAACGGGTCATGGCTTAAACTCCTTTTTTTCTATAAGGTAAGAATTGGATAACAATTTTAGCATCACATGGCTTTAAAATAGTAGTACCACGTTGATTTCTAATTTGTTTATTTGTACGTTTAACCATTCCATGGCGTTTACCTGCCTGAGTTGCCTTAACAAGACCACTTGCAGTTATTTTAAAGCGTTTTTTAGCACCGCTTTTTGTTTTCATTTTTGGCATTTTAGTCTCCTAAACTATTGATTGATATAGCATTAAGGCATGCCTATAGCCTTTTCTGCTTGATAATTGTGTGGTTAAAATATAATATTTAATCACTTTAGTCAAGATATTAGGCGCAATCAAAAAAACTTACACTTATTAAAATATTAATTATATGTCAAAAAATAATTCTTCTGCATTTACCCTTGTTGAAATAGCTATTGTTTTATTAATTATATCAATAATTTCTGCTTCTGCTTATTACGGTCTTACTCTGAAAAACAATGCAAATTTACAATCTATTATGAGTGAAGTTACAAAAATTAAAAATGCAGTGGAAACATTTGAAATTACCTACAAACAATTACCCGGGGATATGTATAATCCGGACAATTATTTTACCACTAGTTCTGTAAATGGAAACCCTGCAACTACAAGAGGAGATGGTAATGGTACCATTAGCGGAAATGAGGGGATTTATGCTTTCCAACATCTAGCTTTAGCAAATATTATTACAGGAAATTATAATGGACAGTGGATTTATAATAGAATGTACAAAGGACCTATAGCTAATAGTGTATTTTACTTTACTTCAGCATATGGCGACCCACTAGTTTTACGCTTTGCAAAAGTAACATATTCAAATCCTGATGTAACTGTTATTTCAGGCGCAGCTCTAACTCGTGCAGCTTTAACAGTAGTTGATACTAAAGCGTTAGATACTAAATATGATGACGGTAATCCATCATTAGGTATGATAATATCTTATACTGGGAGTGATGCTACCGCTAATTCATGTGTGAACGCGGGAAATTATGCTACTCCTACTGACCAAAATTCAGAAACACTTAATTGTTATATAGATTTTAGAATTAAACGAGATTTTTATTCAACAACTAATTAAAGTTTGATAATATTATTTACATAGTTTTATTTTAATAATAAATATAATAACTTAACAATTATTAATAAGGGATATATATGGCAAATCAAATATCTGATGAAAATTTTGATCAAGAAGTTTTAGAATCTAACCAACCAGTATTAGTTGATTTTTGGGCTGAATGGTGCGGACCTTGTCGTCAACTTACTCCAATAATCGATTCTATAGCTGAAGAAATGAAAGAAAAAATTAAAGTGGTTAAAGTAAATATCGATAATAGTCCTGAATCACCTCAAAAATATGGAGTAAGAGGAATTCCAACTTTAATGATTTTTAAAGATGGTAAACTATTAGATACTAAAGTAGGCGCTTTACCAAAAAGTTCGTTAGTTGAATGGCTAGAAAAACATATAGCTTAAATTCAGAAAAAATTTTAATCAGCTCTTTAGGTTATTTTAAAGAAAAAGTAACTTTTGGAGCTGAATTAGAATTTTATTCCTTAAAACCTTTAGAATTAGAGAATTTAAATTTATTCTTACGTTCTTTTGATAAAAATATTAAAGTAGTAAAAGAAGATGGTGAAAATCAATTTGAGATTATTTTTCCACCTTTCAATGATGCTTTAAATTTAGCAAATTTAATTGATAAAGTAAAAAATAACCTTACAGATATAACTTTTTCAGCAAAACCATTTATTAATCAACCCTCAAGCGGCTTACACTTTAATTTTAGTTTCCCTAATAAAGATTTTTTTGAAAATAACTTTAAATACATTATTCAAGGTCTTATAAAATATTTAAAGGAATCATTAGTTTATTTTTGCCCGAGCGACAATGACTATACACGTTTTACTAATAAAGCTGATTTACATAGTCCAAAAAATATTAGCTGGGGATTTAATAATAGAAGCACTGCTATTAGAGTTCCACCTCCCAATGAAAATTGCGATGTAAAAAGAATTGAACATCGTATTTCATCACCAAACGCTAATCCTTATTTAGCTATTTCGGTAATTTTATATGCAGCAAAATTTGGAATAGACGAACAGCTTCTTCCTCCTGAACCAACTTACGGCATTGCAAGTAATGAACAATACTTTAAAGAAGTATTACCACAAACTTATTTAGAAGCACTTAATTATAATATTAATAGCAAAATTCAATGGCATATGTTAATGTCTCTTTAATTGATTATTATTCTTCGTTAATCTTACTAGTCATATTGAATTTAATTTTTATAATTAATTAGAAAATATCATGGAAGCACTAACATTTAATAAAATTGCAAATGAAACTTTCAATCAAATAATTGAAATTAGTGATAGAAAAGAGTTTGATTATGATTTAATAAATGATGTATTATGTATTTACACTACACATGGTGAATACGTAGTTAATAAACATGCTCCTACTGAACAAGTATGGTTATCTTCTCCAATGTCTGGAGGACATCATTTTATATGGGATCAAAATTTAAAATCTTGGATAAGCGCTAAAGGACAGGAATTATTTGATTTATTAGATAAAGAATTTAACTAAAATGTCAGAAAAAATACAAAAATCATTTAGATCATTTTCAAGATCACTAAAATATATCCTTCCATACAAATTTGACCTTGCATGGATAGTTTTATCATTAATTTTAACTTCAAGCTCAGTTCTTGCTATAGGACAAGGCATTAAAAACCTTATTGATAAAGGGTTTAAAAATAATAATTCAAATGTTTTAGATACTGCTTTATTAATATTAATATGTATTACTATCTTTTTAGCTATAGCTACTTTTTTTAGATCTTTTCTTACAAATAATTTATGTGAAAAGGTGATAGCTGATATAAGAAAAGATGCTTATAGAAAAATAGTCAATTTATCACCAGAATATTTTGAAGAAAATAAAACTAGCGATATTATTAGTAGACTGACTAACGACTCCACACTTTTAACAAATGTAATAGCCAATGTCCTTTCTGTAGCTCTTAGAAATATAATATTATTTATAGGTGGTTTAATATTATTATTGAACACAAGTTCAAAGTTAAGCCTATATGTAATTTTACTTATTCCAATAGTAATTTCCCCTATTCTTTTAATAGGTAAACAAGTAAGAGGCCTTTCAAAAGAAGCGTTAGAAAAAGTTTCTTTAATTGGATATCAAATTGAAGAAAGTTTAAATGGTATATTTACTGTTCAAGCTTTTAATCGTGAAAATTTTGAAATATCGCAATTTAATAATACGGTAAATGATGCCCTTACTGCATCAAAAAATAGAATTTTTAAAAGATCAGTTCTAATAGCTCTTGTAATAGCAGGAATTTTTGGGGCTATTAGCTTTGTCCTATGGATTGGAGGCAAAGAAGTATTAAAAGGGAATTTAAGCGCTGGCGAATTATCATCTTTTGTATTTTATTCAATTATTGTTGCTTCAAGTTTAGGTGCAATAAGTGAAATTGTTAGCGATTTACAAAGAGCAAGTGGAGCTATAGAACGTATTCTTGAATTACCTCTTTTAGAATCTAAAATAATTGAAAACCCTAATCCCAAATATAATAATCCAAAATTATTTGAAAATATTAATTTTCAAAATGTATTCTTCTCTTATCCAGCTAATAAAAATTTCGGGATTATTAAAAACTTCATTTTAGAAATTAATAAAGGCGAATTAATAGCATTTGTTGGCCATTCCGGAGCTGGAAAAACTACATTATTTAATTTACTTTTAAGGTTTTACGACGTTGAAGAAGGGAAAATTGCTATTAATAATATCAATATTAAGGATCTATCATTAAATAACCTAAGGGAACATTTTTCTATTGTCCCACAAGATACAGTAATTTTTTCAGCAAGTATTTGGGATAATATAAAATACGGCAATCCCGATGCTTCAGATAATGAAATTTTAGAAGCAGCGAAAGCTGCAGAAGTTGATGAATTTGTAAACAAATTTCCACAAAAATATAATACTTTTGTTGGTGAAAGGGGAATGAGACTATCTGGAGGTCAAAAACAAAGAATAGCAATCGCAAGAGCTATTTTAAAAAACTCTCCAATACTTCTTTTAGATGAAGCAACAAGTAACTTAGATACAGAAAATGAATTATTAATTCAAAAAGCTATAGCACGGCTTATGACCGGACGGACAACCTTAGTAATAGCTCATAGACTTTCTACTATATTAAATGCTGATAAAATTATTGTATTGGATAATGGCGAAATAATTAGCATGGGCACTCACCATGAATTAATTAAAAATTGTGAAACGTATCAAAAACTTGCAAAAGTTAATAATGAAGTTTATTCTGAAGTTTGAGTAATTTTTTTAAGGTAGTTTTATCCAATGTCTAACGTTCTAGGTTTGAAAAAAGAAGACACGCAAATTATAATTTCTTTATTAAAGAAAATTTTAGCTGAAACCTATGTTTTATATGTAAAATCTCATTCCTTTCACTGGAATGTTGAGGGGCAAAACTTTTTAGAATTACATACTTTTTTTGAAAATATTTATACACAATTACATGAAGATATTGATGAAATTGCTGAACGAATAAGAGCCTTAAATTCCTTGGCTCCATATAATTATATTGAATTACTTTCTTATTCTGAAGTGAAAGAGTGCGAAAACCATGTAACAGCAAATGAGATGATTCAGATTTTACATCAAGATTTTGAATTGATTATAACTCATATACGCGATGCAATTGAAAAAACTGAAAATTATAATGATGTAGAAACAGCAGATTTGCTTACACAAAAAATTAGCACATATGGAAAAACTATGTGGATGCTTAGAGCACTTCTTACAAAGTAAAATTATTAATATTATTTTTCATTCTTGATAAATTGTTAAAAACCTACTAATATGCTAAAAAGTTCAGCACTTTATAAACAATCACAAAATCTATCTGGAATATATTTTAATGCTAAATAGCCTTAATGGTTTATCATTTGACCAGCTTCAAGTTCTGGAAGCAATTAGAAATGGACGGAATGTTTTTATTACAGGACATGCGGGTACAGGTAAATCATATTTACTTAAATGTATTAGAGACCTATATTATGGCAAAGGGTTACATATAACAGCTAGTACCGGTATTGCAGCGGTACAAATTGGAGGTCATACACTTCACTCTTGGGCAGGACTTGGTAATGGCCAAGCGAATGTAGAATATTTAATTGATTATATTCTTTCAGGAAAAGGAACATATGTTAGAAGAAAAATAAAAAATTGTAAGATGTTAGCGATTGATGAAATATCTATGCTTCCTGGCGATATATTTAATA
This sequence is a window from Sphingobacteriia bacterium. Protein-coding genes within it:
- a CDS encoding protease modulator HflC: MNNYMMKIFAVVLGLFIIINSLFIVDERKQALIFQFGEVVRTEREAGLHIKVPFIQRVAYSDKMILDVAAAEREVLAKDQKRIIVNAYAKYKIIDPLKYYQSVRNISEARTRLISDLESSMRQVIGEVPLSALLTNERALMMKRISSIVNEKALKAGIKIVDVRISRADLPKENSNAIYSRMQADREKEAKEFRAQGFEDAQRIKSEADKESREILAEAKMTAEITRGEGDKEANKIIASIVESDPEFYGFYRTLQAYKTALNKNNTKLVITPESEFFKYIVNEVR
- a CDS encoding Do family serine endopeptidase, whose product is MKKFVNYFIALITIFYSIEINASMLPHGGFSDVVEKVMPSVVDIVAKFKVQNNISRQGFPNDPGLNEDLMELLERFGFMIPGIDGDLEGGGGRQMASQGSGFIIDNEGYIITNYHVIAASNNSMSPTSPSENNIIADDIKVTLNDYSEHSAEVVGFDVVTDLALLKIKANKNLPVAPFGDSDKAMVGDWVVAIGNPFGLLTGSVTAGIISARGRDIKYGNFDDFIQTDAAVNFGNSGGPLFNTNGEVIGVNTAIYSPSGGNVGIAFATPSSIVKKVADQIKQYGKVKRGWLGVYIQPVDEKIAQALNYKDKIGVVVSQLLKEGPAGKAGIEPNDIIISFNGKKLEKNSARTLPKLIAEAEIGKTYEMEVFRNGKVKIYKVNISENPGSASNLSKPKFSKVSEDMEGYFGIKLAELDTRIKSRLKSEVEFGVVIAKIKPRSLAFVNGLRQSDIIVQIDKQDIKTIEDFYNITKKAIYDDKKKSLIMLVDRNGQKHLVAVDVK
- the rplT gene encoding 50S ribosomal protein L20; amino-acid sequence: MTRSAKSPKIRRKKILSQAKGYYGRKKSCIRVANQAVEKGLQYAYRDRRNKKRTFRNLWIQRINAAVRMHDMVYSQFIRGLILANIEINRKMLSEIAIHSPESFKELVESSKKALTS
- the rpmI gene encoding 50S ribosomal protein L35, with the translated sequence MPKMKTKSGAKKRFKITASGLVKATQAGKRHGMVKRTNKQIRNQRGTTILKPCDAKIVIQFLPYRKKGV
- a CDS encoding prepilin-type N-terminal cleavage/methylation domain-containing protein, with translation MSKNNSSAFTLVEIAIVLLIISIISASAYYGLTLKNNANLQSIMSEVTKIKNAVETFEITYKQLPGDMYNPDNYFTTSSVNGNPATTRGDGNGTISGNEGIYAFQHLALANIITGNYNGQWIYNRMYKGPIANSVFYFTSAYGDPLVLRFAKVTYSNPDVTVISGAALTRAALTVVDTKALDTKYDDGNPSLGMIISYTGSDATANSCVNAGNYATPTDQNSETLNCYIDFRIKRDFYSTTN
- the trxA gene encoding thioredoxin; this translates as MANQISDENFDQEVLESNQPVLVDFWAEWCGPCRQLTPIIDSIAEEMKEKIKVVKVNIDNSPESPQKYGVRGIPTLMIFKDGKLLDTKVGALPKSSLVEWLEKHIA
- the cyaY gene encoding iron donor protein CyaY: MEALTFNKIANETFNQIIEISDRKEFDYDLINDVLCIYTTHGEYVVNKHAPTEQVWLSSPMSGGHHFIWDQNLKSWISAKGQELFDLLDKEFN
- a CDS encoding ATP-binding cassette domain-containing protein produces the protein MSEKIQKSFRSFSRSLKYILPYKFDLAWIVLSLILTSSSVLAIGQGIKNLIDKGFKNNNSNVLDTALLILICITIFLAIATFFRSFLTNNLCEKVIADIRKDAYRKIVNLSPEYFEENKTSDIISRLTNDSTLLTNVIANVLSVALRNIILFIGGLILLLNTSSKLSLYVILLIPIVISPILLIGKQVRGLSKEALEKVSLIGYQIEESLNGIFTVQAFNRENFEISQFNNTVNDALTASKNRIFKRSVLIALVIAGIFGAISFVLWIGGKEVLKGNLSAGELSSFVFYSIIVASSLGAISEIVSDLQRASGAIERILELPLLESKIIENPNPKYNNPKLFENINFQNVFFSYPANKNFGIIKNFILEINKGELIAFVGHSGAGKTTLFNLLLRFYDVEEGKIAINNINIKDLSLNNLREHFSIVPQDTVIFSASIWDNIKYGNPDASDNEILEAAKAAEVDEFVNKFPQKYNTFVGERGMRLSGGQKQRIAIARAILKNSPILLLDEATSNLDTENELLIQKAIARLMTGRTTLVIAHRLSTILNADKIIVLDNGEIISMGTHHELIKNCETYQKLAKVNNEVYSEV
- a CDS encoding DNA starvation/stationary phase protection protein, with protein sequence MSNVLGLKKEDTQIIISLLKKILAETYVLYVKSHSFHWNVEGQNFLELHTFFENIYTQLHEDIDEIAERIRALNSLAPYNYIELLSYSEVKECENHVTANEMIQILHQDFELIITHIRDAIEKTENYNDVETADLLTQKISTYGKTMWMLRALLTK